The Desulfuromonas versatilis genome has a segment encoding these proteins:
- a CDS encoding SDR family oxidoreductase, with translation MASLKGKTLFITGASRGIGQAIALRAAADGANIVIAAKSARRHPKLPGTIFTAAAEIEAAGGRALPLQVDIREEQQVTAAVAQAVSMFGGIDILVNNASAIYLAPTLQTPMKRYDLMQQVNARGTFLCSQACLPHLLEAENPHILTLAPPLNLNARWFKGHCAYTLAKYGMSMCVLGMAEEFRQAGVAVNALWPRTVIHTAALAMLGGLVNPENCRKPEIVADAAHAILTRNSRSCTGNFFIDEDVLREQGLGNLDRYAVKPGAELAIDLFLEQPAEN, from the coding sequence ATGGCTTCACTCAAAGGCAAAACCCTGTTCATCACCGGTGCCTCCCGCGGCATCGGCCAGGCCATCGCCCTGCGCGCCGCGGCCGACGGCGCCAACATCGTGATTGCGGCCAAGTCGGCGCGCCGACACCCGAAACTGCCCGGGACCATTTTTACCGCGGCCGCCGAGATCGAAGCGGCAGGGGGACGGGCCCTGCCCCTGCAGGTGGACATTCGCGAGGAGCAGCAGGTGACGGCGGCCGTGGCCCAGGCCGTCAGCATGTTCGGAGGCATCGACATCCTGGTCAACAATGCCAGCGCCATCTACCTGGCGCCAACCCTGCAGACCCCCATGAAACGCTACGACCTGATGCAGCAGGTAAACGCCCGCGGCACGTTCCTCTGCTCCCAGGCCTGCCTGCCCCACCTGCTCGAAGCTGAAAATCCTCATATCCTCACCCTGGCCCCGCCACTGAATCTGAACGCCAGGTGGTTCAAGGGGCATTGCGCCTACACCCTGGCCAAATACGGCATGAGCATGTGCGTGCTGGGTATGGCCGAGGAATTCCGCCAGGCCGGGGTGGCGGTCAATGCCCTGTGGCCGCGCACGGTGATCCATACCGCGGCGCTGGCCATGCTCGGCGGCCTGGTCAACCCTGAGAACTGCCGCAAGCCCGAAATCGTCGCCGATGCCGCCCACGCCATCCTGACCCGCAACAGCCGCTCCTGCACCGGGAACTTTTTCATCGACGAGGACGTTCTGCGCGAACAGGGGCTGGGCAACCTGGATCGCTATGCCGTCAAGCCCGGTGCGGAACTGGCCATCGATCTGTTCCTGGAACAACCGGCAGAAAATTAG
- a CDS encoding MarR family winged helix-turn-helix transcriptional regulator gives MPKSNHGSKEERLAMDAYVKLMRAAETVSSSTHRHLAEVDLTPSQFGVLEALYHLGSMCQRDLGRKILKSSGNITTVIDNLEKRGLVQRRREQSDRRFISIHLLPGGKELIQTIFPRHMAGIADKLSVLPKEEQVELARICRKLGLGSKPR, from the coding sequence ATGCCGAAAAGCAACCACGGCAGCAAAGAAGAGCGGCTTGCCATGGATGCCTACGTCAAGCTGATGAGGGCAGCCGAAACGGTCAGTTCGTCCACCCATCGGCACCTGGCCGAAGTCGATCTCACCCCCAGCCAGTTCGGGGTGCTGGAGGCTCTCTACCACCTCGGTTCCATGTGCCAGCGCGACCTCGGCAGAAAAATCCTCAAAAGCAGCGGCAACATCACCACGGTCATCGACAACCTGGAAAAAAGGGGGCTGGTCCAGCGGCGGCGGGAGCAGAGCGACCGACGCTTCATCTCCATCCATCTGCTGCCTGGGGGCAAGGAGCTGATCCAGACGATCTTCCCCAGGCACATGGCCGGGATCGCCGACAAGTTGAGCGTTCTGCCCAAAGAGGAGCAGGTCGAGCTGGCCAGGATCTGCCGAAAGCTCGGTCTCGGCAGCAAGCCGCGGTAA
- a CDS encoding fatty acid--CoA ligase, translating to MEDSLVQRTASAYAYPLLIKNLLFSPLVNNPEQQIVYRDRIRYDYRTLRQRIGQLAHALRRLGVKPGDTVAVMDWDSHRYLECFFAVPMIGAVLHTVNIRLSPEQILYTIDHAEDDVLLVNEEFLPVLEQIKGRIDTVKKYVLLSDSGNMPQTTLEIDAEYEALLDRCPAEYEFPDFDENTRATTFYTTGTTGMPKGVYFSHRQLVLHSLGTLSAMATPQTQGRLHQGDVYMPITPMFHVHAWGFPYIATMLGIKQVYPGRYAPDTLLELIAREKVSFSHCVPTIMHMLLAHPGIDGVDLSGWKVIIGGAAMSKALCKAALGRGIDIFSGYGMSETCPVLTLAHLSPEMLEGDEDAQAEIRCRTGRPLPLVEVLLVDEKMSPVPAGEGSGGEIVVRSPWLTQGYLKDVKNSETLWHGGYLHTGDVACADERGYLKITDRIKDVIKTGGEWISSLELEDIIARHPAVAEVAVIGMPDEKWGERPLALVVARPGQSAALDEEAIRTHVQGYVDKGVVSRWSVPDRVRFVEAIDKTSVGKINKVALRDKYL from the coding sequence ATGGAAGATAGCCTCGTGCAGCGCACTGCCTCCGCCTATGCCTACCCGCTGCTGATCAAGAACCTGCTGTTCTCCCCCCTGGTCAACAACCCCGAGCAGCAGATCGTTTACCGGGACCGCATCCGTTACGATTACCGGACCCTGCGCCAGCGGATCGGCCAACTGGCCCACGCCCTGCGGCGGTTGGGGGTGAAGCCCGGGGATACGGTGGCGGTGATGGACTGGGACAGCCATCGCTACCTCGAATGCTTTTTCGCCGTGCCGATGATCGGGGCCGTGCTGCACACGGTCAACATCCGGCTCTCTCCCGAGCAGATTCTTTATACCATCGACCACGCCGAAGACGACGTGCTGCTGGTCAACGAGGAATTCCTGCCGGTGCTGGAGCAGATCAAGGGCCGGATCGACACGGTGAAAAAATACGTCCTGCTCTCCGATTCGGGAAACATGCCGCAGACCACGCTGGAGATCGACGCCGAATACGAGGCGCTGCTGGACAGGTGCCCGGCGGAATACGAGTTTCCCGATTTCGACGAAAACACCCGGGCGACCACTTTTTATACCACCGGCACCACCGGCATGCCCAAGGGGGTCTATTTCAGCCATCGGCAGCTGGTGCTGCATTCTCTGGGGACCCTGAGCGCCATGGCCACCCCGCAAACCCAGGGGCGCCTGCACCAGGGGGATGTCTACATGCCGATCACCCCCATGTTCCACGTGCATGCCTGGGGGTTCCCCTACATCGCCACCATGCTCGGCATCAAGCAGGTCTACCCGGGCCGCTACGCCCCGGACACCCTGCTCGAGCTGATCGCCCGGGAAAAGGTCAGCTTCTCCCACTGTGTGCCGACCATCATGCACATGCTGCTGGCCCACCCGGGGATCGACGGGGTCGACCTGTCGGGCTGGAAGGTCATCATCGGCGGGGCCGCCATGTCCAAGGCCCTCTGCAAGGCCGCCCTGGGGCGCGGCATCGACATTTTCTCCGGCTACGGGATGTCCGAAACCTGCCCCGTGCTGACCCTGGCCCACCTGAGCCCGGAGATGCTCGAAGGGGATGAGGATGCCCAGGCCGAGATCCGCTGCCGGACCGGGCGTCCCCTGCCCCTGGTCGAGGTCCTCCTGGTGGATGAAAAAATGAGCCCGGTGCCCGCCGGGGAGGGGAGCGGTGGAGAGATCGTGGTGCGCTCCCCCTGGCTGACCCAGGGGTATCTCAAGGACGTCAAAAACTCGGAAACCCTGTGGCACGGCGGCTACCTGCACACCGGGGACGTGGCCTGCGCCGACGAGCGCGGCTACCTGAAGATCACCGACCGCATCAAGGACGTCATCAAGACCGGGGGGGAATGGATCTCCTCCCTGGAGCTGGAGGACATCATCGCCCGGCATCCGGCGGTGGCCGAGGTGGCGGTGATCGGGATGCCCGACGAGAAATGGGGCGAGCGCCCGCTGGCCCTGGTGGTGGCCAGGCCAGGGCAGAGCGCGGCCCTGGACGAGGAGGCCATACGAACCCACGTCCAGGGGTACGTGGACAAGGGGGTGGTCTCCAGGTGGAGCGTCCCCGACCGGGTCCGCTTCGTCGAGGCGATCGACAAGACCAGCGTGGGCAAGATCAACAAGGTGGCGCTGCGCGACAAATATCTTTGA
- a CDS encoding thiolase family protein, with protein MKTAYIVAAYRTAGCRAYKGKFKDMRPDDLAAAALSGLIERTGIDAATLDDVILGCAFPEGEQGMNVARIAALKAGIPYQVPAQTVNRFCSSGLQTIALAAERIMAGFADCIIAGGTESMTIVPMGGNKYSANPSLVAEWPESFASMGITAELVADKYAIGRQAQDEFAAASHAKAAAAIAAGRFADEIIPVEIEKTAVVGNKVKKEKELVAVDDGVRADTTVEALARLKPAFKLDGTVTAGNASQMTDGAAATLVVSEECLKKLGKDPLARFVAFAVRGVPPEIMGIGPVEAIPAALKMAGLKQGDLDLVELNEAFAAQSLAVIQELGMNPEIINVNGGAIALGHPLGCTGAKLSATLLHELKRRGGRYGMVSMCIGGGMGAAGIFERI; from the coding sequence ATGAAAACAGCATACATTGTGGCCGCTTACCGCACCGCCGGCTGCCGGGCCTACAAGGGGAAATTCAAAGACATGCGCCCCGACGACCTGGCGGCGGCGGCGCTTTCCGGGCTGATCGAGCGCACCGGCATCGACGCCGCGACGCTGGACGACGTGATCCTCGGCTGCGCCTTCCCGGAAGGGGAGCAGGGGATGAACGTCGCGCGCATTGCCGCGCTCAAGGCCGGCATCCCCTACCAGGTGCCGGCCCAGACCGTCAACCGTTTCTGCTCCTCGGGCCTGCAGACCATCGCCCTGGCCGCCGAGCGGATCATGGCCGGCTTTGCCGACTGCATCATCGCCGGCGGCACCGAGTCGATGACCATCGTCCCCATGGGCGGCAACAAGTACAGCGCCAACCCGTCGCTGGTCGCCGAGTGGCCCGAGTCCTTCGCCTCCATGGGGATCACCGCCGAACTGGTCGCCGACAAGTACGCCATCGGCCGCCAGGCCCAGGACGAGTTCGCCGCCGCCAGCCACGCCAAGGCGGCCGCCGCCATCGCCGCCGGGCGCTTCGCCGACGAGATCATCCCCGTGGAGATCGAAAAGACCGCAGTGGTCGGCAACAAGGTGAAAAAAGAGAAGGAACTGGTCGCCGTCGACGACGGCGTGCGCGCCGACACCACCGTCGAGGCGCTGGCCCGGCTCAAGCCGGCCTTCAAGCTCGACGGCACGGTCACCGCCGGCAACGCCTCGCAGATGACCGACGGCGCCGCCGCGACCCTGGTGGTCTCCGAAGAGTGCCTGAAGAAACTCGGCAAGGACCCGCTGGCCCGCTTCGTCGCCTTTGCGGTGCGCGGCGTGCCGCCGGAGATCATGGGGATCGGACCGGTCGAGGCGATCCCCGCGGCCCTGAAGATGGCCGGGCTCAAGCAGGGCGACCTCGACCTGGTCGAACTCAACGAGGCCTTCGCCGCCCAGTCCCTGGCGGTGATCCAGGAGCTCGGGATGAACCCGGAGATCATCAACGTCAACGGCGGCGCCATCGCCCTCGGCCACCCCCTGGGCTGCACCGGCGCCAAGCTGAGCGCGACCCTGCTCCACGAGCTCAAGCGCCGCGGCGGCCGCTACGGCATGGTCAGCATGTGCATCGGCGGCGGCATGGGCGCGGCGGGGATTTTTGAAAGGATCTGA
- a CDS encoding OmpP1/FadL family transporter yields MKMLSRLVVGVLCLMLTASPAFSAGFALIEQGVSNLGNAFAGGSAIAEDATTIFFNPAGLTRLEGQQAIAAIHFIKPSAKFDKDRAENVFSTPSAPAPINGSEGGDAGKLGVAPNLYYAINLDNGWAFGLGINAPFGLATEYDKTWVGRYHAVDSKVLTVNINPSAAYRINDQLSVGAGVSAQYIEAELSSMIDFGLQAAQLNAGFAPLASNPQADVFADLKADDWSYGYNLGLLYEVTKDSRLGMAYRSRIKHELEGDADFEVPSAFLAGFPAGPGVTLATIANSTFTSQGVRGDITLPASASLSYYHRYNPRWAVMADVTWTEWSTFDKLLIEFDGTLANNPSLTTENWDDSWRYSLGTTFNPNESWALRFGLAFDEEPIPDAEHRTPRIPGEDRFWTAFGFGYKFNRSASLDFGYAHLFVKDSKINKTAAPGTEDAGRGTLVGTYENSVDIASLQFTYNF; encoded by the coding sequence ATGAAGATGCTGAGCAGGTTGGTGGTGGGCGTGCTGTGTCTGATGCTGACGGCATCGCCGGCATTTTCGGCCGGTTTCGCCCTGATCGAGCAGGGGGTGAGCAATCTGGGCAACGCCTTCGCCGGCGGCTCGGCCATCGCCGAAGACGCCACCACGATTTTCTTTAACCCGGCGGGCCTGACCCGGCTCGAGGGGCAGCAGGCGATTGCCGCCATCCACTTCATAAAACCTTCCGCGAAATTCGACAAGGACCGGGCCGAGAACGTGTTTTCAACACCATCCGCTCCAGCTCCCATCAATGGAAGTGAAGGTGGAGATGCCGGAAAACTGGGGGTGGCCCCCAACCTCTACTACGCCATCAACCTCGACAACGGCTGGGCTTTCGGCCTGGGCATCAACGCCCCCTTCGGGCTGGCCACCGAGTACGACAAGACCTGGGTGGGGCGCTACCATGCCGTCGACTCCAAGGTGCTGACGGTGAACATCAACCCGTCGGCGGCCTACCGGATCAACGACCAGCTCAGCGTCGGCGCCGGGGTGAGCGCCCAGTACATCGAGGCCGAGCTCTCCAGCATGATCGACTTCGGTTTGCAGGCCGCCCAGCTCAATGCCGGCTTTGCCCCGCTGGCCAGCAATCCGCAGGCCGATGTTTTCGCCGATCTCAAGGCCGACGACTGGAGCTACGGCTATAACCTGGGGCTGCTTTACGAGGTGACCAAGGACTCCCGGCTGGGGATGGCCTATCGCTCGCGGATCAAGCATGAACTGGAAGGGGACGCCGACTTCGAGGTGCCCTCCGCGTTTCTGGCCGGGTTTCCCGCCGGGCCCGGGGTGACCCTCGCCACCATCGCCAATTCCACCTTCACCAGCCAGGGGGTCAGGGGCGACATCACCCTGCCGGCCAGCGCCTCGCTCAGCTACTACCATCGCTACAACCCACGCTGGGCGGTCATGGCCGACGTCACCTGGACCGAATGGAGCACCTTCGACAAGCTGCTCATCGAGTTCGACGGCACCCTGGCCAACAACCCCAGCCTGACTACCGAAAACTGGGATGACAGCTGGCGCTACTCCCTCGGCACCACCTTCAACCCCAACGAGAGTTGGGCCCTGCGCTTCGGCCTGGCCTTCGACGAGGAGCCGATCCCCGACGCCGAGCATCGCACCCCCCGCATCCCCGGAGAGGACCGCTTCTGGACCGCCTTCGGCTTCGGCTACAAGTTCAACCGCAGCGCCAGCCTCGACTTCGGCTACGCGCACCTGTTCGTCAAGGACAGCAAGATCAACAAGACCGCGGCGCCTGGCACCGAGGATGCCGGTCGCGGGACCTTGGTCGGCACCTACGAAAACTCCGTCGATATCGCCAGCCTCCAGTTCACCTACAATTTCTGA
- a CDS encoding 3-hydroxyacyl-CoA dehydrogenase/enoyl-CoA hydratase family protein: protein MKQINRVAVLGAGVMGATIAAHLANAGLEVELLDMVPREPNDQEQAAGLTLESPQVRSRIAREGLEGLARMKPAPLYLKDYAAQIRIGNFEDDLARLKECDWVIEVVIEHMPIKKKLLAKIVPQLAPGAVLSTNTSGLSVNEMAEALPEEVRKNFLVTHFFNPPRYMRLLEIVPCRETDPATVAAMAEFIGRRLGKGIVYAKDTPNFIANRIGVYAIYKGIEHMLEMGLSVEEVDSVAGPATARPKSAAFRTADLVGIDTLVHVGNNSYQLLTGDEEREVFKVPGFMVKMVEQGLLGNKSKQGFYKKEQAGGQRQILYFDYESGEYRPAQKPRFASVQAVKQVDDPAQRVKMMVAGDDPGAEFAWKSLRDTLIYAVNRIPEIADDVINVDNAMKWGFNWEIGPFEMLDAIGVPAFVARAAKDGVAVPEALQGVEAFYRFNEAGEKQYYDLQKGAYGPVPAREGAIDLQILKRARGVVEKNANCSIVDLGDGVFGFEFHSKMNTISGDILAMTHKALRRAETEGVGLVVGNQGANFSVGANLMMLAVAQAEGAYDDIAMMVKSFQTATMALKYAKVPVVVAPFNLTLGGGCEFTLHADAVNAYAETYMGLVEIGVGILPAGGGTKEMCLRAVELSRQFGTDVSPFIFKYFQQIGKAQVSTGAAELFEMGYLRRGDRITMDLDRLLADAKQQVLALAVNYRPPRPVENIPAPGRSIAASIKSQLWNLHQGGYVTEYEKRIGGLIADVICGGDVPAGTPISEEYLLQLEREGFLSLCGNQKTAERIQHMLKTGKPLRN, encoded by the coding sequence ATGAAACAGATCAACCGGGTAGCCGTACTCGGGGCCGGGGTCATGGGGGCGACCATCGCCGCCCACCTGGCCAACGCCGGCCTGGAAGTCGAACTGCTCGACATGGTGCCGCGCGAGCCCAATGACCAGGAGCAGGCCGCCGGCCTGACCCTGGAGAGCCCGCAGGTGCGCAGCCGCATCGCCCGCGAAGGCCTCGAGGGACTGGCCAGGATGAAGCCGGCCCCCCTCTATCTCAAGGATTACGCGGCGCAGATCCGCATCGGCAATTTCGAGGACGACCTGGCCCGCCTCAAGGAATGCGACTGGGTGATCGAGGTGGTCATCGAGCACATGCCGATCAAGAAAAAGCTGCTCGCCAAGATCGTTCCCCAGCTGGCGCCCGGGGCGGTGCTTTCCACCAACACCAGCGGCCTGTCGGTCAACGAGATGGCCGAGGCGCTCCCCGAAGAGGTGCGCAAGAACTTCCTGGTCACCCACTTCTTCAACCCGCCGCGCTACATGCGCCTGCTCGAGATCGTCCCCTGCCGCGAAACCGACCCGGCGACCGTTGCCGCCATGGCCGAGTTCATCGGTCGGCGGCTCGGCAAGGGGATCGTCTACGCCAAGGACACCCCCAACTTCATCGCCAACCGCATCGGCGTCTACGCCATCTACAAGGGGATCGAGCACATGCTGGAGATGGGCCTGAGCGTCGAGGAGGTCGACAGTGTCGCCGGCCCGGCCACCGCCCGCCCCAAGAGCGCCGCCTTTCGCACCGCCGACCTGGTGGGCATCGACACCCTGGTGCATGTCGGCAACAACTCCTACCAGCTGCTGACCGGGGACGAGGAGCGCGAGGTCTTCAAGGTCCCCGGGTTCATGGTCAAAATGGTCGAGCAGGGGCTGCTCGGCAACAAGAGCAAGCAGGGCTTCTACAAAAAAGAGCAGGCCGGCGGGCAGCGGCAGATCCTCTACTTTGACTACGAAAGCGGCGAATACCGGCCGGCGCAGAAGCCCAGGTTCGCCTCGGTGCAGGCGGTCAAGCAGGTGGATGACCCGGCCCAGCGGGTGAAGATGATGGTGGCGGGCGACGACCCTGGCGCCGAGTTCGCCTGGAAGAGCCTGCGCGACACCCTGATCTACGCGGTCAACCGCATCCCCGAGATCGCCGACGACGTGATCAACGTCGACAACGCCATGAAGTGGGGCTTCAACTGGGAGATCGGCCCCTTCGAGATGCTCGACGCCATCGGCGTGCCGGCCTTCGTCGCGCGGGCCGCAAAGGACGGCGTCGCGGTCCCCGAGGCGCTCCAGGGGGTTGAGGCTTTCTACCGCTTCAACGAGGCGGGGGAGAAGCAGTATTACGACCTGCAAAAGGGCGCCTACGGCCCGGTCCCGGCCCGCGAGGGGGCGATCGACCTGCAGATCCTCAAGCGCGCCCGCGGGGTGGTGGAGAAAAACGCCAACTGCTCCATCGTCGACCTGGGCGACGGGGTCTTCGGCTTCGAGTTCCACTCCAAGATGAACACCATCAGCGGCGACATCCTGGCCATGACCCACAAGGCGCTCAGGCGCGCCGAAACTGAAGGGGTCGGCCTGGTGGTGGGCAACCAGGGGGCCAACTTCTCGGTGGGCGCCAACCTGATGATGCTCGCCGTGGCCCAGGCCGAAGGGGCCTACGACGACATCGCCATGATGGTCAAGTCCTTCCAGACGGCGACCATGGCCCTTAAATATGCCAAGGTGCCGGTGGTGGTCGCCCCATTCAACCTGACCTTGGGCGGCGGCTGCGAGTTCACCCTGCACGCCGACGCCGTCAACGCCTACGCCGAAACCTACATGGGGCTGGTGGAGATCGGCGTCGGCATCCTGCCCGCCGGCGGCGGCACCAAGGAGATGTGTCTGCGGGCCGTGGAGCTCTCCCGCCAGTTCGGCACCGACGTCTCGCCCTTCATCTTCAAGTACTTTCAGCAGATCGGCAAGGCCCAGGTCTCGACCGGCGCCGCCGAGCTGTTCGAGATGGGCTATCTGCGCCGCGGCGACCGCATCACCATGGACCTTGATCGCCTGCTGGCCGACGCCAAGCAGCAGGTGCTGGCCCTGGCGGTCAACTACCGCCCGCCGCGCCCGGTGGAGAACATTCCCGCACCGGGACGCAGCATCGCCGCGAGCATCAAGAGCCAGCTCTGGAACCTGCACCAGGGGGGCTACGTCACCGAGTACGAGAAGAGAATCGGCGGCCTCATCGCCGATGTCATCTGCGGCGGCGACGTGCCGGCCGGCACCCCGATCTCCGAGGAGTACCTGCTGCAGCTCGAGCGCGAAGGGTTCCTCAGCCTCTGCGGCAACCAGAAGACCGCCGAGCGCATCCAGCACATGCTCAAGACCGGCAAGCCGCTGCGGAATTGA
- a CDS encoding cold-shock protein has product MAEGTVKWFNNAKGFGFIEQADGPDIFVHFSAIQADGYRSLEEGQRVRFDLQQGQKGPAAANVVII; this is encoded by the coding sequence ATGGCAGAAGGTACTGTGAAATGGTTTAACAATGCCAAGGGCTTCGGGTTCATTGAACAGGCGGACGGACCGGATATTTTCGTCCACTTCTCCGCCATTCAGGCAGATGGCTACCGCAGCCTGGAGGAGGGCCAGAGAGTCAGGTTCGATCTGCAGCAGGGGCAGAAGGGGCCGGCGGCCGCCAACGTGGTAATAATCTGA
- a CDS encoding DoxX family protein yields the protein MLKPLFQTGNDVSSLILRVALGVVILPHGLQKLLGMFGGYGFAGTMNHFTQNMGIPYLLALLVIVAESFGALGLILGLFTRLAALGIGCVMLGAILMVHAKIGFFMNWSGQQAGEGFEYHILALAMALALLIKGGGMLSLDRKIAGE from the coding sequence ATGCTCAAACCATTATTCCAAACAGGCAACGACGTTTCGAGCCTGATTTTGCGGGTGGCCCTCGGAGTGGTCATCCTCCCCCACGGACTCCAGAAACTGCTGGGAATGTTCGGGGGCTACGGCTTTGCCGGCACCATGAACCATTTCACCCAGAACATGGGGATCCCCTACCTGCTGGCCCTGCTGGTCATCGTCGCCGAGTCTTTCGGCGCCCTCGGCCTGATCCTCGGGCTGTTCACCCGCCTGGCCGCCCTGGGCATCGGCTGCGTCATGCTCGGCGCCATCCTGATGGTTCATGCCAAAATCGGCTTTTTCATGAACTGGAGCGGCCAGCAGGCCGGTGAAGGCTTCGAATACCACATCCTGGCCCTGGCCATGGCCCTGGCGCTGCTGATCAAGGGGGGCGGCATGCTCTCGCTTGACCGCAAGATCGCCGGCGAATAA